In Rutidosis leptorrhynchoides isolate AG116_Rl617_1_P2 chromosome 2, CSIRO_AGI_Rlap_v1, whole genome shotgun sequence, one genomic interval encodes:
- the LOC139894067 gene encoding uncharacterized protein isoform X1, translating to MDKGAKTAIDDCKILTKDSDMYSYSDTDTDTDSDCELEQHLDCKDGVRIDAAPFKTESKLVQMRYKAFAGGNKVLESDSKTLEMVKVFCEGRAKIMDDDYASEKFAQNKLNEFSSRFFQDYQTYAIQLITAGFELDIISLIDLMMPEVVNLFTTKFTEHEVYKFFFVNFKDYTEDKFNVMKQDLLNYREFLDFNFSDYRNSLFPNRDVRADHYWDYDLLKQNFHSLQLYEQRAFPFKTHSS from the exons ATGGATAAAGGAGCAAAAACAGCTATTGATGATTGCAAAATCCTTACAAAag ATAGCGATATGTATAGCTATTCCGATACCGATACCGATACCGATAGCGATTGCGAACTTGAACAGCATCTCGATTGTAAAGACGGGGTACGGATTGACGCCGCTCCCTTTAAAACTGAGTCTAAACTGGTCCAAATGCGTTACAAGGCCTTTGCTGGCGGCAACAAAGTACTCGAAAGCGATAGCAAAACCcttgagatggttaaggtgttttgtGAGGGACGTGCGAAGATCATGGATGATGATTATGCTTCTGAAAAATTTGCCCAAAATAAGTTGAATGAGTTTAGTTCCAGATTTTTTCAAGACTATCAGACCTATGCTATTCAACTTATTACC GCCGGTTTCGAATTGGATATAATAAGCCTCATCGACCTGATGATGCCAGAAGTTGTTAACTTGTTCACCACCAAATTTACGGAGCATGAGGTTTACAAATTCTTTTTTGTGAACTTTAAAGATTATACTGAGGATAAATTCAATGTTATGAAACAAGATCTCTTGAATTATCGGGAGTTTTTAGATTTCAATTTCAGCGACTACCGTAATAGCCTTTTTCCTAACAGAGACGTGAGAG CCGACCATTATTGGGATTATGATTTATTAAAACAGAATTTCCATTCCCTTCAATTATATGAACAACG CGCATTTCCTTTTAAGACGCAC TCGTCATGA
- the LOC139894067 gene encoding uncharacterized protein isoform X2, translating into MDKGAKTAIDDCKILTKDSDMYSYSDTDTDTDSDCELEQHLDCKDGVRIDAAPFKTESKLVQMRYKAFAGGNKVLESDSKTLEMVKVFCEGRAKIMDDDYASEKFAQNKLNEFSSRFFQDYQTYAIQLITAGFELDIISLIDLMMPEVVNLFTTKFTEHEVYKFFFVNFKDYTEDKFNVMKQDLLNYREFLDFNFSDYRNSLFPNRDVRGT; encoded by the exons ATGGATAAAGGAGCAAAAACAGCTATTGATGATTGCAAAATCCTTACAAAag ATAGCGATATGTATAGCTATTCCGATACCGATACCGATACCGATAGCGATTGCGAACTTGAACAGCATCTCGATTGTAAAGACGGGGTACGGATTGACGCCGCTCCCTTTAAAACTGAGTCTAAACTGGTCCAAATGCGTTACAAGGCCTTTGCTGGCGGCAACAAAGTACTCGAAAGCGATAGCAAAACCcttgagatggttaaggtgttttgtGAGGGACGTGCGAAGATCATGGATGATGATTATGCTTCTGAAAAATTTGCCCAAAATAAGTTGAATGAGTTTAGTTCCAGATTTTTTCAAGACTATCAGACCTATGCTATTCAACTTATTACC GCCGGTTTCGAATTGGATATAATAAGCCTCATCGACCTGATGATGCCAGAAGTTGTTAACTTGTTCACCACCAAATTTACGGAGCATGAGGTTTACAAATTCTTTTTTGTGAACTTTAAAGATTATACTGAGGATAAATTCAATGTTATGAAACAAGATCTCTTGAATTATCGGGAGTTTTTAGATTTCAATTTCAGCGACTACCGTAATAGCCTTTTTCCTAACAGAGACGTGAGAGGTACGTAG